In Glycine max cultivar Williams 82 chromosome 7, Glycine_max_v4.0, whole genome shotgun sequence, a single window of DNA contains:
- the LOC106799274 gene encoding uncharacterized mitochondrial protein AtMg00810-like, translated as MEFKVEMLRVFEMTDLGLMSFFLGMEVKQDHGGVFICQKKYEREILKKFRMEDCKSIATPMNQREKISKDDRADKVEEHQFRSLIGCLMYLTATRSDIMFAVSMLSRFKRCASEMHLQAVKWIVRYVKGTVDYGVKYTHSQNFQFHGYSDSDWGGSIDDMKSTTCYCFSFGSGMFSWSSKKQDIVA; from the coding sequence ATGGAGTTTAAAGTTGAAATGTTGCGAGTGTTTGAAATGACAGACCTTGGCCTGATGTCTTTCTTTTTAGGTATGGAGGTAAAGCAAGATCATGGTGGAGTCTTCATATGCCAAAAAAAATACGAAAGGGAAATACTCAAAAAGTTTCGCATGGAGGATTGCAAAAGCATTGCTACTCCAATGAACCAAAGGGAAAAAATCAGTAAAGATGACAGGGCTGATAAGGTAGAGGAGCATCAGTTCAGAAGCCTAATTGGTTGTTTAATGTATCTTACTGCAACCAGGTCCGACATCATGTTTGCAGTAAGTATGCTCTCAAGATTTAAGCGTTGTGCTAGTGAAATGCATCTTCAAGCTGTCAAATGGATTGTGAGATATGTCAAGGGGACCGTAGACTATGGTGTCAAGTACACTCACTCTCAGAATTTTCAGTTTCATGGTTATTCTGACAGTGATTGGGGTGGTTCAATTGATGATATGAAAAGCACAACATGttattgttttagttttggTTCGGGTATGTTTTCTTGGAGTTCAAAAAAGCAAGACATAGTGGCTTAA